In Pseudomonas putida, a genomic segment contains:
- a CDS encoding bacteriocin immunity protein translates to MNKRITDFTENEFLEFVIKIYTVDYRSDRGHLNAIFEFERITEHPKGSDLFCFPDPGKEGPQAIVSEVKAWRAAHGKPGFKPE, encoded by the coding sequence ATGAACAAACGCATAACCGACTTCACTGAGAATGAGTTTCTTGAATTCGTAATAAAAATCTACACGGTTGACTATCGCTCAGACAGAGGCCACCTCAACGCAATATTTGAATTTGAGCGGATCACAGAACACCCGAAAGGATCCGACTTGTTCTGCTTCCCAGATCCAGGAAAGGAAGGACCACAGGCTATCGTCAGTGAAGTCAAGGCTTGGCGTGCAGCCCATGGCAAGCCTGGCTTCAAACCTGAATAA
- a CDS encoding aldehyde dehydrogenase family protein, whose amino-acid sequence MNPLDFYIDGRWETPLGRPTLTVIDPHDEQPFSRISLGNRVDVDRAVAAAQRAFVAFSQWTREQRLELLAAIIEGYRQRSEELAHLVHREMGAPLSLARSAHVPAGLGHLQRAHEVLRDYRFDRMHGSTLITREPIGVCGLITPWNWPLNQLTCKVAPALAAGCTMVLKPSERAPLSAMLLAEVLHQAGVPAGVFNLVNGDGLTVGDRIARHPGVDMVSFTGSNLAGVAVSKAAADTVKRVSLELGGKSANLILEDADFDAAVRHGVSGCLRNSGQSCNAPTRLLVPRHRQELAIEIACEVAAGVCFDDSDPATSMGPLANAAQYLRVQGMIGAAIEQGARLVCGGVGRPLNADAGYFVQPTVFADITSGMAIAREEVFGPVLAIMPYDREEQAIVLANDSTYGLSGYVTASDPLRARAVARRLRTGMVHLNGSKADNGAPFGGYKQSGNGREWGVHGLEEYLEVKSIFGYGAH is encoded by the coding sequence ATGAACCCACTCGACTTCTACATCGATGGTCGCTGGGAAACGCCCCTCGGACGGCCGACCCTGACAGTGATCGATCCTCATGACGAGCAACCGTTCAGCCGCATCAGCCTGGGCAACCGCGTCGACGTCGATCGCGCCGTCGCGGCTGCCCAACGGGCCTTCGTGGCGTTTTCGCAATGGACCCGCGAGCAGCGCCTGGAACTGCTGGCCGCGATCATCGAAGGTTACCGCCAGCGCAGCGAGGAACTGGCCCATCTGGTGCACCGGGAAATGGGCGCACCGCTGTCGTTGGCCCGCAGCGCCCACGTACCGGCCGGGCTCGGTCATCTGCAGCGTGCTCATGAGGTGCTGCGCGACTACCGTTTCGATCGCATGCACGGCAGTACCTTGATCACCCGTGAGCCCATTGGCGTATGTGGTTTGATCACGCCGTGGAACTGGCCGCTCAACCAGCTCACCTGCAAGGTCGCCCCGGCACTGGCCGCTGGCTGCACGATGGTGCTCAAGCCCAGCGAGCGGGCGCCGCTTTCGGCGATGTTGTTGGCCGAGGTGCTGCACCAGGCTGGCGTGCCGGCTGGTGTGTTCAACCTGGTCAATGGCGACGGCCTCACGGTGGGTGACCGGATTGCACGGCATCCCGGGGTCGACATGGTGTCGTTCACTGGGTCCAACCTGGCGGGTGTCGCGGTCTCCAAGGCAGCGGCCGATACGGTCAAGCGGGTGTCGCTGGAATTGGGCGGCAAGTCGGCCAACCTGATCCTGGAGGATGCCGATTTCGACGCCGCGGTGCGCCATGGCGTCAGCGGCTGCTTACGCAACAGCGGCCAGTCCTGCAATGCGCCGACCCGGCTGTTGGTGCCGCGCCATCGCCAGGAGCTGGCCATCGAGATCGCGTGCGAGGTTGCGGCCGGGGTGTGCTTCGACGATAGCGACCCTGCCACCAGCATGGGCCCGCTGGCCAATGCTGCGCAGTACCTGCGTGTCCAGGGCATGATCGGCGCAGCCATCGAGCAAGGCGCACGGCTGGTCTGTGGCGGCGTCGGCCGTCCGTTGAATGCCGACGCTGGCTATTTCGTCCAGCCCACCGTGTTCGCCGACATTACCTCGGGCATGGCGATTGCCCGCGAGGAAGTGTTTGGCCCGGTGCTGGCGATCATGCCGTACGACAGAGAGGAACAGGCCATCGTATTGGCCAATGACAGCACCTATGGACTGTCCGGTTACGTGACGGCAAGTGACCCGCTACGTGCCCGTGCGGTGGCCCGGCGGTTGCGGACTGGGATGGTTCATCTCAATGGCAGCAAAGCCGACAACGGTGCACCGTTTGGAGGTTACAAGCAGTCTGGCAATGGACGGGAGTGGGGCGTTCATGGGTTGGAGGAATATCTGGAGGTGAAATCGATTTTCGGCTACGGGGCGCATTGA
- a CDS encoding ABC transporter permease, whose translation MRKLKNILRLGRKELWSLLRDPVMLILVVYVFSVSIYTSATAVPETLHNAPIAIVDEDHSPLSARIVSAFYPPEFTLPRMIGLDEVDPGMNNGQFTFVLNIPPNFQRDLLAGRDPEIQLNIDATRMSQAFTGNGYIQQVVMGEVNEFASRYRATSALPVELVLRARFNPTLEKAWFGSIAEIINSVAMLSIILTGAALIREREHGTIEHILVMPVTPGEIMASKVLAMGLVVLLATALSLSIVVRGLLHVPIQGSIGLFLCGVALCLFAMTSMGIYMATLARSMPQFGLLLMLTLMPMNMLSGGQTPRESMPELVQNVMLAAPTTHFVSLGQAILFRGAGLETVWKPFLALLVIGMVLFMVSLRRFRRTLSQMA comes from the coding sequence ATGCGCAAACTGAAGAACATACTGCGCCTGGGCCGCAAGGAGCTTTGGAGCCTGCTGCGCGACCCGGTGATGCTGATACTGGTGGTGTACGTGTTCAGCGTGTCGATCTACACCTCAGCCACCGCAGTGCCGGAAACGTTGCACAACGCGCCCATCGCCATCGTCGACGAAGACCACTCGCCGCTTTCGGCGCGCATCGTCTCGGCCTTCTACCCACCGGAGTTCACCCTACCGCGCATGATCGGTCTCGATGAGGTGGACCCTGGCATGAACAATGGCCAGTTCACCTTCGTGCTGAACATTCCGCCCAATTTCCAGCGAGACCTGCTGGCCGGCCGCGACCCGGAAATCCAGCTGAACATCGATGCCACGCGCATGAGCCAGGCGTTCACCGGCAATGGCTATATCCAGCAGGTGGTGATGGGCGAGGTCAACGAGTTCGCCAGCCGTTACCGGGCCACCAGCGCGCTGCCGGTGGAGCTGGTGCTGCGAGCGCGGTTCAACCCGACCTTGGAAAAGGCCTGGTTCGGCAGCATCGCCGAGATCATCAATTCGGTGGCGATGCTGTCGATCATCCTCACCGGGGCAGCGCTGATTCGCGAGCGCGAGCATGGCACGATCGAGCACATCCTGGTGATGCCGGTCACCCCTGGGGAAATCATGGCCTCCAAGGTGCTGGCCATGGGGCTGGTGGTGCTGCTGGCCACTGCGCTGTCGCTCAGTATCGTGGTGCGCGGGTTGCTGCATGTGCCGATCCAGGGCTCCATCGGGTTGTTCCTGTGTGGCGTGGCGTTGTGCCTGTTCGCCATGACATCGATGGGCATCTACATGGCCACGCTGGCGCGCAGCATGCCGCAGTTCGGTTTGTTGCTGATGCTCACGTTGATGCCGATGAACATGCTTTCGGGCGGGCAGACGCCGCGTGAAAGCATGCCGGAGTTGGTGCAGAACGTGATGTTGGCGGCGCCTACCACCCATTTCGTCAGCCTGGGGCAGGCGATCCTGTTTCGCGGGGCGGGACTGGAGACGGTGTGGAAACCGTTCCTGGCATTGCTGGTGATCGGCATGGTGCTGTTCATGGTGTCGCTACGGCGCTTCCGCCGGACCCTGAGCCAGATGGCCTGA
- a CDS encoding HlyD family secretion protein, whose translation MTLLSALPKNKLLLAAIAVGAAALAWWGWQQLADSGPGDGFVSGNGRIEATEIDVATKLPGRIEDILVNEGDFVKAGQVLATMQLDSLQAQRDEAEASLRQAEHAVAAAEAQVALRESDAAAAEAVVVQREAELDAAQRRHGRTQTLAREGATSQQQLDDDRATVRGAQAALTAARAQARAAKAAINAAQAQRIGAESAVGAATASVQRIDADIRDSALKTPRSGRVQFRVAQPGEVLAAGGRVLNVIDLSDVYMTFFLPNEVAGQVALGSEVRIVLDAAPNTPVPATVSFVASAAQFTPKTVETASERQKLMFRVKAQIPPALLQRYLEYVKTGLPGVAWVKLDPDAEWPAGLSSTLTE comes from the coding sequence ATGACCCTGCTATCCGCTTTGCCCAAGAACAAACTTCTCCTCGCCGCCATCGCCGTCGGCGCTGCAGCGCTGGCCTGGTGGGGATGGCAACAGTTGGCCGACAGCGGCCCCGGTGATGGTTTCGTCAGCGGCAACGGGCGCATAGAAGCCACCGAGATCGACGTGGCGACCAAGCTGCCCGGGCGCATCGAGGACATCCTGGTCAACGAAGGCGACTTCGTCAAAGCCGGCCAGGTGCTGGCCACCATGCAACTCGACAGCCTGCAGGCCCAACGCGACGAGGCCGAAGCCAGCCTGCGCCAGGCCGAGCACGCCGTCGCTGCCGCCGAGGCCCAGGTGGCCCTGCGTGAAAGCGATGCAGCGGCAGCCGAGGCGGTGGTCGTTCAGCGCGAAGCCGAACTGGACGCTGCCCAACGCCGCCACGGGCGCACTCAAACCTTGGCCAGGGAAGGCGCCACCTCGCAGCAACAACTGGATGACGACCGCGCCACCGTTCGCGGCGCCCAGGCAGCTCTGACCGCGGCCCGAGCCCAGGCCAGGGCTGCCAAGGCCGCGATCAACGCCGCCCAAGCCCAGCGCATCGGCGCCGAATCGGCGGTTGGCGCGGCCACGGCCTCGGTACAGCGCATCGATGCCGATATCCGCGACAGCGCACTCAAGACCCCGCGCAGCGGCCGCGTGCAGTTCCGCGTGGCCCAGCCCGGCGAGGTGCTCGCCGCGGGTGGCCGGGTGCTGAACGTGATCGACCTGTCCGACGTGTACATGACCTTCTTCCTGCCCAACGAAGTCGCCGGCCAGGTGGCCCTGGGCAGCGAGGTGCGTATCGTCCTGGACGCAGCCCCGAACACCCCGGTGCCTGCCACCGTATCCTTCGTCGCCAGCGCCGCGCAGTTCACACCCAAGACCGTGGAAACGGCCTCCGAGCGGCAGAAACTGATGTTCCGGGTCAAGGCGCAGATCCCACCGGCGTTGCTGCAACGCTACCTGGAATACGTCAAGACCGGCCTGCCGGGCGTGGCCTGGGTCAAGCTGGACCCCGATGCCGAGTGGCCCGCCGGCCTGTCCTCGACGCTTACGGAGTAA
- a CDS encoding carboxymuconolactone decarboxylase family protein encodes MRTARINYYDAAPQAMKAMMELEKAASKSVLPASLQELVRIRASQINGCAYCIDLHTADALKAGETPRRLMAISVWKETPFFDARERAALLWTETLTLVAEKHAPDEIYRDVAAHFSEQELSELTFAIAAINAWNRFGVGFAMQPK; translated from the coding sequence ATGCGTACAGCGCGTATCAACTACTACGATGCCGCCCCCCAGGCGATGAAAGCCATGATGGAGCTGGAAAAAGCCGCCTCGAAATCGGTGCTGCCGGCTTCGCTTCAGGAGCTGGTGCGCATTCGCGCATCGCAGATCAACGGCTGCGCATACTGCATCGACCTGCATACCGCCGATGCGCTGAAAGCGGGCGAGACGCCTCGGCGCTTGATGGCGATCAGTGTCTGGAAGGAAACGCCGTTCTTCGATGCGCGCGAACGCGCGGCGCTGCTGTGGACCGAAACACTGACACTGGTAGCAGAGAAGCACGCACCGGATGAGATCTACCGAGACGTTGCGGCTCACTTCAGTGAGCAAGAGTTGTCCGAGCTGACGTTCGCGATCGCCGCCATCAATGCCTGGAACCGCTTCGGTGTGGGTTTTGCCATGCAACCGAAGTGA
- a CDS encoding aminotransferase class III-fold pyridoxal phosphate-dependent enzyme — MNQPLHTGLWAPFTPMRDFAREPMLFERAEGMHYFTLEGRPVLDAMAGLWCVNAGHGQPRIVEAIREAAGRLDFVSSFKMSHPDALRMADALVGIAPDGLDRVFFTNSGSEAVDTALKIARAYHQARGDSRRTKLIGRAKGYHGMGFGGLSVSGIGRQKRDFGPLLGDVAHLPLPYDASMRFSPGQPEQGADYADALLQLLEVHDPATVAAVIVEPVTGSGGVYAPPVGYLQRLREICDRHGVLLIFDEVITGFGRVGAPFAAQAFGVVPDLMTTAKGLTNGAVPMGGVLVSGAVYEAFMQGPVSAIELMHGYTYSAHPLACAAGLATLAVHQELGIDAHVQAVAPVWQAEALALRGHPQVQDVRVIGLLCAVELRGHDGAPAPAAQVARQCFEDGVLVRASGDNIVLSPPLIVSAGQIGLIFDTLRRALERVA, encoded by the coding sequence ATGAACCAGCCCTTGCACACTGGCCTGTGGGCCCCCTTTACCCCCATGCGCGACTTCGCCCGCGAGCCGATGCTGTTCGAGCGCGCCGAGGGCATGCACTATTTCACCCTCGAAGGACGCCCGGTGCTCGACGCCATGGCCGGGCTCTGGTGCGTCAACGCCGGGCACGGCCAGCCGCGTATCGTCGAGGCGATCCGTGAAGCGGCGGGGCGCCTGGACTTCGTCTCGTCGTTCAAGATGAGCCATCCCGATGCCTTGCGCATGGCCGATGCGCTGGTCGGCATTGCCCCGGACGGCCTCGACAGGGTGTTCTTCACCAACTCTGGCTCCGAAGCCGTGGACACGGCATTGAAGATTGCCCGCGCTTACCATCAGGCGAGGGGCGACAGTCGCCGGACCAAGCTGATTGGCCGTGCCAAGGGTTATCACGGCATGGGCTTCGGTGGGTTGTCGGTGTCGGGTATCGGGCGGCAGAAACGCGATTTCGGCCCCCTGCTGGGCGACGTCGCGCACCTGCCGCTGCCTTACGATGCCAGCATGCGCTTCAGCCCCGGCCAACCAGAGCAGGGGGCCGATTACGCCGATGCGCTACTGCAACTGCTGGAAGTGCACGACCCGGCGACGGTCGCGGCGGTGATCGTCGAGCCGGTGACCGGCTCTGGCGGGGTGTATGCGCCTCCTGTGGGCTACCTGCAACGCCTGCGAGAAATCTGCGATCGCCATGGTGTACTGCTGATCTTCGACGAAGTGATCACTGGCTTCGGCCGCGTGGGCGCGCCTTTTGCCGCCCAGGCCTTCGGCGTGGTGCCAGACCTGATGACCACCGCCAAGGGGTTGACCAATGGCGCGGTGCCCATGGGCGGAGTACTGGTCAGTGGTGCGGTGTACGAGGCGTTCATGCAGGGGCCAGTGTCGGCCATCGAACTGATGCACGGCTATACCTATTCGGCCCACCCGCTGGCCTGTGCTGCGGGCCTGGCAACATTGGCGGTTCATCAGGAGCTGGGCATCGATGCCCATGTCCAGGCTGTGGCGCCGGTCTGGCAGGCCGAGGCGTTGGCCTTGCGCGGTCATCCGCAGGTGCAGGATGTTCGGGTGATTGGCCTGCTGTGTGCAGTGGAGTTGCGTGGGCACGATGGCGCGCCTGCACCCGCTGCACAAGTGGCGCGCCAGTGCTTCGAAGATGGCGTTTTGGTGCGTGCGTCGGGTGACAATATCGTACTGTCGCCGCCACTGATCGTGTCCGCCGGGCAGATTGGCCTGATTTTCGACACCCTGCGCCGTGCGCTGGAGCGCGTGGCATGA
- a CDS encoding serine hydrolase domain-containing protein, producing MSYIPLPRALPQDKGVDPQAVVDFLEAVQCDGLELHSFMLYRDGAVVTEAFWHPYAARRPHVQHSATKSWTATAIGLLIDDGQLALDDKVVGFFPQLCPPQVSDNLAAMTVEDLLTMRTGHRRGISGGDWRNVSSSWVAAFLNEPVDEAPGQSFIYSSASSFMLSAIVTQVTGKTVHQLLDERVLRHMGMDPLYWDLAPGGYNSGGNGLSCTSEDALKFGVLHLQRGGWQGRQLLSGEWVDAATCNQVDDVWMGEFDGKQYLPRDASNAAGNRREGYGYQWWMMRNGGYYASGVFGQQCIVLPAQNTVIVFTSGLRLGEKRLHAALWEHLFAGLGRSAQAPEAAQAQLDAMLDGLRLPELEGASDSPATAELAGRYRMEPNEDQVAEIALAFDADGCDFTLVDHRGSHQVRIGLRQPSESQTSITGNYLHHQYQPEQTPVVAHGRWDATGRLHMLWRFVETAFTDHVDCRLEQGVLVFERGVNTNAGALQRPTLRGHRI from the coding sequence ATGAGTTACATCCCGCTTCCCCGTGCCTTGCCCCAGGACAAGGGTGTCGATCCACAGGCCGTCGTCGATTTTCTCGAAGCGGTGCAGTGCGACGGCCTCGAGCTGCACAGCTTCATGCTGTATCGCGACGGCGCCGTGGTCACCGAGGCTTTCTGGCACCCCTATGCGGCACGGCGTCCCCATGTTCAGCATTCGGCGACCAAGAGTTGGACGGCCACTGCCATCGGCCTGCTGATCGATGACGGGCAACTGGCGCTGGATGACAAGGTGGTGGGGTTCTTCCCGCAGTTGTGTCCGCCGCAGGTGAGCGACAACTTGGCGGCAATGACCGTCGAAGACTTGTTGACCATGCGCACGGGGCATCGCCGTGGCATCTCGGGCGGCGATTGGCGCAATGTTTCCAGCAGTTGGGTTGCAGCGTTTCTCAACGAGCCGGTAGACGAAGCACCTGGGCAGTCGTTCATCTACAGCAGCGCCAGCAGCTTCATGCTTTCGGCCATCGTCACCCAGGTCACGGGTAAAACCGTTCACCAGTTGCTCGACGAGCGTGTGCTGCGCCACATGGGCATGGACCCGTTGTACTGGGACCTGGCGCCAGGCGGCTACAACAGTGGCGGCAACGGCTTGAGTTGTACCAGCGAGGATGCCTTGAAGTTCGGCGTGCTGCACCTGCAGCGCGGTGGGTGGCAAGGGCGCCAGTTGTTGTCTGGCGAATGGGTCGATGCTGCCACCTGCAACCAGGTCGACGATGTGTGGATGGGCGAGTTCGATGGCAAGCAATACTTGCCACGGGATGCTTCCAACGCCGCAGGCAACCGCCGCGAAGGCTACGGCTACCAGTGGTGGATGATGCGCAATGGCGGCTACTACGCCTCAGGCGTGTTCGGTCAGCAATGCATCGTGCTGCCGGCGCAGAACACCGTGATCGTCTTCACCAGCGGCTTGCGCCTGGGCGAAAAACGCCTGCACGCGGCGCTCTGGGAGCATCTTTTCGCCGGCCTTGGGCGCAGCGCGCAAGCGCCTGAGGCCGCCCAGGCGCAGCTCGACGCAATGCTCGACGGCCTGCGTTTGCCCGAGCTGGAGGGTGCCAGCGATTCGCCGGCAACCGCTGAGCTTGCGGGGCGCTACCGGATGGAGCCGAACGAGGACCAGGTCGCCGAAATTGCCTTGGCATTCGACGCCGATGGCTGCGACTTCACCCTGGTCGATCATCGTGGCAGCCATCAGGTGCGGATCGGCTTGCGACAACCAAGCGAATCGCAGACCAGCATCACCGGCAACTACCTGCACCACCAGTACCAGCCCGAGCAGACCCCGGTGGTGGCCCATGGACGCTGGGACGCAACAGGCCGCCTGCACATGCTCTGGCGCTTCGTCGAGACCGCCTTCACCGACCACGTCGACTGCCGCCTGGAGCAGGGCGTGCTGGTGTTCGAGCGTGGTGTGAACACCAATGCCGGAGCCCTGCAACGGCCGACCCTGCGCGGTCACCGTATCTGA
- the rbbA gene encoding ribosome-associated ATPase/putative transporter RbbA, protein MSASPPSYVARVEHVELRYGATLALDDLSLELPSGRMVGLIGPDGVGKSSLLSLLAGARVIQKGHIEVLQGDMASKRHRDAVCPRIAYMPQGLGKNLYPTLSVEENLQFFARLFGHGPGERRKRIDDLTRSTGLHTFLERPAGKLSGGMKQKLGLCCALIHDPDFLLLDEPTTGVDPLARAQFWELIKRIRRERPGMSVIVATAYMDEAQRFDWLVAMDAGRILATGTPEELLARTTCPSLEEAFIQLLPEDKKRGHKPVVIPPLQADENDIAIEAQGLTMRFGDFTAVDHVSFRIRRGEIFGFLGSNGCGKSTTMKMLTGLLPASEGQAWLFGKEIDPKDIDTRSRVGYMSQAFSLYGELTVRQNLVLHAQLFHVPDAEVPARVAEMVERFGLGQVLDRLPDAIALGMRQRLSLAVAMVHKPELLILDEPTSGVDPVARDNFWTLLVELSRRDKVTIFISTHFMNEAERCDRMSMMHAGKVLDSDAPARLVEKRGASTLEEAFIGYLIEASGEASAPQAEAESGAAPEQPAPTTKHRGFSLQRLLSYSWRETLELKRDPIRATLALAGSLLLMFVIGFGINMDVENLTYAVLDHDQTTFSQSYTLSLEGSRYFIERPPLTSYDDLDRRMRRGEIALAIEIPSGFGRDLVAGRDVQIGAWIDGSMPQRAETVQGYVQGIHQHWLQEQTRHLRGAGASALANIQSRYRYNPDIASLPAMVPAVIPLLLLMLPAMLTALSVVREKELGSILNLYVTPITRTEFLIGKQLPYIFLAMVNFFCMSLLAVTVFGVPVTGSYPTLMLAMFIFCIISTGMGLLASTVTNSQIAAMFFAMIGTLLPATQLAGLLNPVSSMEGMGRLVGEAYPATHMFNISRGVFSKALGFDDLRGAMWNLLLAVPVILGAAVALLKKQER, encoded by the coding sequence ATGAGCGCGTCGCCCCCAAGCTACGTGGCGCGGGTCGAGCACGTCGAACTGCGCTATGGCGCCACATTGGCGCTGGATGACCTGAGCCTGGAGTTGCCGAGCGGTCGCATGGTCGGCCTGATCGGCCCGGATGGTGTCGGCAAGTCGAGCCTGTTGTCATTGCTGGCAGGCGCCCGGGTGATCCAGAAGGGCCACATCGAAGTGCTGCAAGGCGACATGGCCAGCAAGCGCCATCGCGACGCCGTGTGCCCACGCATCGCCTACATGCCCCAAGGGCTGGGCAAGAATCTCTACCCCACGCTCTCGGTCGAGGAAAACCTGCAGTTCTTCGCCCGCCTGTTCGGCCATGGCCCTGGCGAGCGCCGCAAACGCATCGACGACCTGACCCGCAGCACCGGCCTGCACACCTTCCTGGAACGCCCTGCCGGCAAGCTATCAGGCGGCATGAAACAGAAGCTCGGCCTGTGCTGCGCGCTGATCCACGACCCCGACTTCCTGCTGCTCGACGAGCCCACCACCGGCGTCGACCCGCTGGCCCGCGCGCAATTCTGGGAGCTGATCAAACGCATCCGCCGCGAACGCCCCGGTATGAGCGTGATCGTCGCCACCGCCTACATGGACGAAGCCCAGCGCTTCGACTGGCTGGTGGCGATGGACGCCGGGCGCATCCTGGCCACCGGCACGCCCGAGGAACTGTTAGCGCGCACCACGTGCCCGTCGCTGGAAGAAGCCTTCATCCAGTTGCTGCCCGAAGACAAGAAGCGTGGCCACAAGCCCGTGGTGATTCCGCCGCTGCAGGCCGATGAAAACGACATCGCCATCGAGGCCCAAGGCCTGACCATGCGCTTCGGCGACTTCACCGCCGTCGACCATGTGTCGTTTCGCATCCGCCGTGGCGAGATCTTCGGCTTTCTCGGCTCCAACGGCTGCGGCAAGTCGACCACCATGAAGATGCTCACCGGCCTGCTGCCAGCGAGCGAAGGCCAGGCCTGGCTGTTCGGCAAGGAAATCGATCCCAAGGACATCGACACCCGCAGCCGGGTCGGGTACATGTCCCAGGCATTTTCCCTCTACGGCGAGCTGACGGTGCGCCAGAACCTGGTGCTGCATGCACAGTTGTTCCATGTGCCGGATGCCGAAGTCCCGGCGCGGGTGGCGGAAATGGTCGAGCGCTTCGGCCTCGGCCAGGTGCTGGATCGCCTGCCGGACGCCATTGCGCTTGGGATGCGCCAGCGCCTGTCGCTGGCGGTGGCCATGGTCCACAAGCCCGAGCTGCTGATCCTTGACGAACCGACCTCCGGGGTCGATCCGGTGGCCCGCGACAACTTCTGGACCTTGCTGGTGGAGCTGTCGCGGCGGGACAAGGTGACGATCTTCATCTCTACCCACTTCATGAACGAAGCCGAGCGTTGCGACCGCATGTCGATGATGCACGCGGGCAAGGTCCTGGACAGCGACGCCCCCGCCAGGCTGGTAGAAAAGCGTGGCGCCAGCACCCTCGAGGAAGCCTTCATCGGTTATCTCATCGAAGCCAGCGGCGAGGCCTCCGCTCCGCAGGCAGAAGCCGAAAGCGGTGCCGCCCCCGAGCAGCCTGCGCCCACCACCAAGCACCGCGGGTTCAGCCTGCAGCGCCTGCTCAGCTACAGCTGGCGAGAAACCCTGGAGCTCAAGCGCGACCCCATCCGCGCCACCCTCGCCCTGGCGGGCTCGCTGCTGTTGATGTTCGTGATCGGCTTCGGCATCAACATGGATGTCGAGAACCTCACCTACGCCGTGCTCGACCACGACCAGACCACCTTCAGCCAAAGCTACACCCTGAGCCTGGAGGGCTCGCGCTACTTCATCGAGCGCCCGCCGCTGACCAGCTACGACGACCTGGACCGGCGCATGCGCCGCGGTGAGATCGCCCTGGCCATCGAAATCCCGTCCGGCTTCGGCCGCGACCTGGTGGCCGGGCGCGACGTGCAGATCGGTGCCTGGATCGACGGCTCGATGCCACAGCGCGCCGAGACCGTGCAAGGCTACGTGCAAGGCATCCACCAGCATTGGTTGCAGGAGCAGACCCGCCACCTGCGCGGCGCCGGCGCTTCGGCGCTGGCCAACATCCAGAGCCGCTACCGCTACAACCCCGACATCGCCAGCCTGCCGGCCATGGTGCCCGCCGTCATTCCGCTGCTGTTGTTGATGCTGCCGGCCATGCTCACGGCCCTGTCGGTGGTGCGGGAGAAAGAGCTGGGTTCGATCCTCAACCTGTACGTCACACCCATCACCCGCACGGAATTTCTGATCGGCAAGCAACTGCCCTACATCTTCCTGGCGATGGTCAACTTCTTCTGCATGAGCCTTCTGGCGGTTACCGTGTTCGGCGTGCCGGTCACAGGCAGCTACCCGACCCTGATGCTGGCGATGTTCATCTTCTGCATCATCTCCACCGGCATGGGCCTGCTCGCCTCTACCGTCACCAACAGCCAGATCGCGGCGATGTTCTTCGCCATGATCGGCACCCTGCTGCCGGCCACGCAGCTGGCCGGCCTGCTCAACCCGGTGTCGTCGATGGAGGGCATGGGCCGCTTGGTCGGGGAAGCCTATCCGGCCACGCACATGTTCAACATCAGCCGCGGCGTGTTCAGCAAGGCGCTTGGCTTCGACGACCTGCGCGGGGCGATGTGGAACCTGCTGCTGGCGGTGCCGGTGATTCTCGGCGCCGCGGTGGCCCTGTTGAAGAAGCAGGAGCGATGA
- a CDS encoding LysR substrate-binding domain-containing protein, which yields MRAFCRIVEVGSFSAAADSLGVAKTTVSGQLQALESLLGIKLLHRSTRKVSATTEGSAYYLRARAVIDDVDELEASISQSRNVVRGRVRIEMPSPVGILFVVPALGGFTARYPEIHLDIGCSERVVDLVQEGVDCAIRGGVISDQDLVCRPIGQMHFCFCASPTYLASAGPLKSPADLPSHKHFGFKFPATERRYVPTLTRGDASFTLDQPPTMYFNNGSATAAAAVAGLGIAFLPTAEAVRHFNTGALVPVLPEWRLASMPLCVVYPYTRHLSARVRAFTDWVTTLMANDPLWSP from the coding sequence ATGCGCGCGTTTTGCCGCATCGTCGAGGTGGGTAGCTTCAGTGCGGCCGCCGACTCGTTGGGTGTAGCCAAGACCACGGTCTCGGGGCAATTGCAGGCATTGGAAAGCTTGCTCGGCATCAAGCTGCTGCATCGCAGCACGCGCAAGGTGTCAGCGACCACCGAAGGCTCCGCGTACTACCTCCGGGCGCGTGCGGTCATCGATGACGTGGATGAACTGGAAGCCTCGATTTCCCAAAGCCGCAACGTGGTGCGGGGGCGAGTGCGCATCGAGATGCCCTCGCCCGTCGGCATCCTGTTCGTGGTCCCTGCGCTGGGCGGATTCACCGCTCGCTATCCCGAGATTCATCTCGACATTGGCTGCAGCGAACGCGTCGTGGACCTGGTTCAGGAAGGTGTCGACTGCGCCATCCGCGGCGGCGTGATCAGCGACCAGGACCTGGTGTGCCGCCCTATCGGCCAGATGCATTTCTGCTTCTGTGCCTCTCCCACCTACCTGGCGAGTGCTGGCCCTCTCAAGTCGCCTGCGGACCTTCCCAGCCACAAGCACTTCGGCTTCAAGTTCCCAGCTACCGAGAGGCGTTACGTGCCGACCCTGACACGTGGAGATGCCAGCTTCACACTGGATCAGCCGCCAACCATGTACTTCAACAACGGCAGTGCCACCGCTGCCGCTGCAGTCGCCGGGCTTGGCATCGCCTTCCTGCCCACGGCCGAAGCCGTCCGCCATTTCAACACCGGTGCGCTGGTGCCGGTGCTACCGGAGTGGCGCCTGGCAAGCATGCCCCTGTGCGTCGTGTACCCCTATACACGACACCTTTCGGCACGGGTCAGAGCCTTTACCGATTGGGTAACCACGCTCATGGCCAACGACCCGCTCTGGTCGCCATGA